CTTCAAGGCTTCTATACTTCATACTAAGCATTGCATCTCTTACATCTTCTCTGCTACATACACAAGCTAGTTTTAAACCATCTGGAAATGTCGTAGGTACATCTTTTAGGCTATGTACTGCTATATCTGCACTACCTTCAAGCATAGAGTTTTCAAGCTCTTTTGTAAAAAGTCCCTTGCCACCTATCTTTGCAAGTGGAGTATCAAGGATAACATCGCCTTTTGTCTTCATAGTGATTATCTCTACGCTATGACCTTTAGATATAAGCAAATCTCTTATGTGGTAAGTCTGCCAAAGTGCAAGAGCACTATTTCTACTAGCAATTCGTATATTCATTTTAACCTCTTTTTGTCTCATCAATAATTTCGACATCAATCACGTCATCTTTATAGTCTTTGGTGTAATACTCTTTATGAGTAGGCGTTTGCAAATAGCTAATGAGCTTTAATATCAAAGATATACTTATGATAAAAACTGCAAATATATCACTTAAAATTCCAGGCACCATAAGCAAAACTCCACCAACAACAAGCCCCATAGAGCCAAATACATTTTTTAAGTTCAAATTATCAAATTTACTATAAAAATTTGAAAATCCATAGCCAAGCACTAGGAAAAATCCAAAAATACCGCTTAAAAACACCTCGCCAAAAAAGTTCAGTATTCCGTATTTTGAGATATAAAGAACCACACAAACTAGCTCGATAACAAAATACGGAAATAGAGAAATTTTTATCATATTATCTCTTTTAATTTACCTAGTATCTCATTTGAGCTTACTTTTACTTTTTCTAGCCCATCTCTTATTATAAGCTCAACTTCTGAATTTTGCAAACTATTACCAACTACCACGCCAAAAGGTACGCCGATAAGCTCAAAGTCAGCCATTTTTACGCCAAATCTTTCATTTCTATCATCAAGTAAAACTTCAACTCCGCTACTTTCTAGCTCGGATTCTAAATTTAAAGCAAATTCCATCTGCTTAGCATCTTTGGTATTTGAAACTATTATATGCACTATAAAAGGGGCGCACTCTTTTTTCCAAATGCAGCCTTTTTCATCATGACTAGCTTCTACCATAACAGCTACAAGTCTGCTTACGCCTATGCCATAGCAACCCATAAAAAAAGGTTTTGATTTGCCATTTTCATCTAAAAATGTAGCACCCATAGCCTCAGAGTATCTTATGCCAAGTTGAAATATATGCCCTACTTCTATCCCTTTAGTGACAGACAAAATCCCGCCATCAAGCGCTTTATCTCCAGCTCTTACTTCTGCTAGATCCTTAAATCTATCTTTATTAAAATTTATAATATTTACTCCAATAGCGTGATAATCCTTTTCATTTGCACCGCATATCATCTCTTTTTCATTTTCTAATTCGCTATCTATATAAAAATCTATATTTTCATGAAGTCCGACTGGACCACAGTATCCAGGAACTAACCCAGCAGCTATAACTTCTTCTTCACTAGCATCACTTAGCTCAAGAGCAGAGCAAGCATTACAGGCTTTTACTTCTTGAAGTTCGTCATCTCCACGCACGAAAAATACTACTATTTTTTCACTATCTTCATAGATAGCCTTTTTCATCACAGCTTTTATGGTATAAAACGGATCTACTTTAAAAAACTCGGCGACTTTGGCTATGGTAGAACAACCAGGAGTAAAAAATTTCTGCATAGAACTGCTCTGTGGTCTCTCAGCCGCACAAACTCTTTTAGCTCTTTTTGCAGCTTCTACATTTGCTGCATATTTTGAAGTATCGCTTATTAAGATATCGTCTTCGCCATTTTTTGCTAGCACCATAAATTCCTTACTACCACTTCCACCGATAGCTCCACTATCAGCTTCAACAGCTCGGAAATTTAGTCCTAAACGACTAAATATCTTAGTGTAAGTCTTCTCCATAAGATCAAACTCACGCTTTAAATCAGCTTCGTTTGCATGAAAGCTATAACCATCTTTCATTATAAACTCACGACATCTCAAAAGTCCAAATCTAGGTCTCGCCTCATCTCTAAATTTAAGCCCTATTTGGTATAAATGAAGTGGCAATTGCTTGTAGCTAGTGACTTTATCTCTTACTAAATCTACTATGGATTCTTCGTGAGTTGGCGCTAGTAAGAACTCATTATCTTTTCTATCTTTTAAACGCAAAAGCTCTTTTCCAAATTTAAAATATCTCCTACTTTGCTTCCAAAGTTCGCTTGGAACTACAAAGCTCAAAGATAGCTCATTTGCTCCTGCTTTGTCCATTTCATCTCTTATGATATTTTCAACTTTTCTTAAAACTCTCTTTCCAAGAGGCAAAAAGTTATATAATCCGCTTCCTATCTGAGCTACAAATCCAGCTCTTATAAGAAACTGATGGCTAGGCAAAGTGGCATCTTTTGGAGCTTCTTTTGTCGTAGGTATGTATAATTTTGTAAATTTCACTTCAAATCCCCTTCTAAATTCTCATCTTTTTGTATTTTTATGTCAAATAAATATTCTAAATTTGATAAAACATCATCACTATTCTTTTCTTTTAGCCTAACGCTTGGAGTATGTAAAAACGCCTTAAAAACTTGATGAACTAATTTACTAGCCTCATTTCTATCGCAATTTCTTATATAACCTTTTTTTATCGCTTTGTCTATCTCTTTTATGGCTATATCTTTTGCTTTTTGCCTTAAAGCCTTGATAGCCGGAGTGCTGCTTTTAGAAAGTAGCCATTTAAAAAATGCAGTAGTGGATCTGCCTACAATTGCATAAGCTACACTTGCTTGTTCTTCTCTAAGAGCTAAATTTGTCCTTACAATACTCTCTAAGTCATCTACTGCATAAACGTGAATAAATTCGTTTTCGCTGATATCGATATCTCTAGGAACTGCTATATCAAAAAAGTATCTATGAAAATCTTTAGGCTCTAAAATTTCATCAGTTATGATAGCATTTAAAGCCCCAGTCGCACTAAATATCAATCTATATCGATTTATATATTCACCTAGTTTTTCTATACTATCAAAACTAGCAAGATCCCCTAAACTCTCAGCTAAGCTCTTGGCTTTTGTAAGATCTCTATTTAAAATTATAACATTTACTTCCGCATTTATAAGATGCTGAGCAGCTATTCGACTCATCTCTCCAGCACCTATTACTATAGCAGTCATACCGCCGATATTGCCATAAATTTCTTTGGCTTTAGCTACAGCTACGCTTGAGACAGAAACTGGATTTTTACTTATCTGAGTTGAGGCTCTTACTTCAGCTGCACACTTAAATGCAAAATGCACGGCATTTGAGATATTATCACCACAATCTCCGTTATCATAAGCAAATTTAAATGCCTCTTTGAGTTGTCCTGCTATCTGAGTTTCACCTACTACCAAACTATCAAGTGAGCTTGCAACAGAAAAAAGATGGTGAATGGCTCCATCATTTTCATATATGTCAGCTCTTAACTCTAGTGCGTCATAAGGAACTAATGTAATGATAGATATGGAATTTAGTATATGTTTTGTAGCGATACTAGGATTTATAGCATAAGCAAAGATTTCTACTCTATTACAGGTGCTAAGAACCATAGATTCGATTATATTTTCATTTGCCCCAATTAGCCTTAATATCTCTCTTTTTTTTTCTAGATCGCTAAAAGAGAGCTTCTCACGCACCTCGATACTGGTATTTTTATGAGTAAAACTTACACTTACGTAGTTCATTAAAAATCCCTATCTATCATGCTTGTAACTATGTTTTTAAGCTCACTATTATCTATAGCACTAGTAGCTTTATTTCCAAGATCTTTTGCATAATTTATGCTTAAATTTATTATATCAAACTCATTAAATTTATCTTTTATCCAGGCTATATCATTACTATTTAACTCTTTTTTAAAAAGGCTTGTTAGCTTTTCTTTATCATAAGGTAAAAGTTTATCATATAAAAATATATAAGGAAGAGTTGTTTTGCCCTCTTTATAGTCATTCATAGCCGGTTTGCCTAGTTTTAAGCTATCTTGTGTGATATCTAGTATATCATCGACTATTTGGAATGCTAGACCTAAATTTTTACCATAAATAGCATATTTTTTCTCATCAAGACCAGCTAAAACAGCAGCCGACCTAGCACTTGCTTCTATAAGAACAGCTGTTTTTAGATATATCATTTTTAGATATTTTTCTTTATCTGTATTAAATTTATCTTCTAGCAAAGTATCCATCATCTCTCCGATGCTTAGTTTGCAAACAGCTTCAGAGACGATATCTGCTATTTTTGTATCAAATTTAACTATCTCATTAAAACCTTTTGAATATAAAATATCTCCAAGCATTATTGCGTTTTTTGTTCCAAAAAGAGCATTTATGCTCGGACTTCCTCGCCTAACATCACTACTATCTATAACATCATCGTGAAGTAAGCTTGCAAGATGTATGATCTCTATCACAGCACAAAGCTTTAAACTAGCTTCGCTCTCTCCTGCTATCTTTAGTATAAGCTTACTTCTAAGCTTCTTACCTGGGTTTATCTTGCTAAACATATTTAAGGCATGATCAAATCCGAGCGACGTGACAAATTCGTTCATTATACTATC
The sequence above is a segment of the Campylobacter hyointestinalis subsp. lawsonii genome. Coding sequences within it:
- the hemA gene encoding glutamyl-tRNA reductase; protein product: MNYVSVSFTHKNTSIEVREKLSFSDLEKKREILRLIGANENIIESMVLSTCNRVEIFAYAINPSIATKHILNSISIITLVPYDALELRADIYENDGAIHHLFSVASSLDSLVVGETQIAGQLKEAFKFAYDNGDCGDNISNAVHFAFKCAAEVRASTQISKNPVSVSSVAVAKAKEIYGNIGGMTAIVIGAGEMSRIAAQHLINAEVNVIILNRDLTKAKSLAESLGDLASFDSIEKLGEYINRYRLIFSATGALNAIITDEILEPKDFHRYFFDIAVPRDIDISENEFIHVYAVDDLESIVRTNLALREEQASVAYAIVGRSTTAFFKWLLSKSSTPAIKALRQKAKDIAIKEIDKAIKKGYIRNCDRNEASKLVHQVFKAFLHTPSVRLKEKNSDDVLSNLEYLFDIKIQKDENLEGDLK
- a CDS encoding proline--tRNA ligase produces the protein MKFTKLYIPTTKEAPKDATLPSHQFLIRAGFVAQIGSGLYNFLPLGKRVLRKVENIIRDEMDKAGANELSLSFVVPSELWKQSRRYFKFGKELLRLKDRKDNEFLLAPTHEESIVDLVRDKVTSYKQLPLHLYQIGLKFRDEARPRFGLLRCREFIMKDGYSFHANEADLKREFDLMEKTYTKIFSRLGLNFRAVEADSGAIGGSGSKEFMVLAKNGEDDILISDTSKYAANVEAAKRAKRVCAAERPQSSSMQKFFTPGCSTIAKVAEFFKVDPFYTIKAVMKKAIYEDSEKIVVFFVRGDDELQEVKACNACSALELSDASEEEVIAAGLVPGYCGPVGLHENIDFYIDSELENEKEMICGANEKDYHAIGVNIINFNKDRFKDLAEVRAGDKALDGGILSVTKGIEVGHIFQLGIRYSEAMGATFLDENGKSKPFFMGCYGIGVSRLVAVMVEASHDEKGCIWKKECAPFIVHIIVSNTKDAKQMEFALNLESELESSGVEVLLDDRNERFGVKMADFELIGVPFGVVVGNSLQNSEVELIIRDGLEKVKVSSNEILGKLKEII
- a CDS encoding FxsA family protein, which produces MIKISLFPYFVIELVCVVLYISKYGILNFFGEVFLSGIFGFFLVLGYGFSNFYSKFDNLNLKNVFGSMGLVVGGVLLMVPGILSDIFAVFIISISLILKLISYLQTPTHKEYYTKDYKDDVIDVEIIDETKRG
- a CDS encoding polyprenyl synthetase family protein, which encodes MDKIDSIMNEFVTSLGFDHALNMFSKINPGKKLRSKLILKIAGESEASLKLCAVIEIIHLASLLHDDVIDSSDVRRGSPSINALFGTKNAIMLGDILYSKGFNEIVKFDTKIADIVSEAVCKLSIGEMMDTLLEDKFNTDKEKYLKMIYLKTAVLIEASARSAAVLAGLDEKKYAIYGKNLGLAFQIVDDILDITQDSLKLGKPAMNDYKEGKTTLPYIFLYDKLLPYDKEKLTSLFKKELNSNDIAWIKDKFNEFDIINLSINYAKDLGNKATSAIDNSELKNIVTSMIDRDF